TGGCTTCTCGCTTGCTTGTTGATCACCCCATTGGCTCCAACCCAAGCATCCGTCCCGTACGTGGTGGGCCGGCTCACCTTTGGCCCGGTCGTTGCGGCAGTGACCATTGGCTTGCTTGCCCGAGCGAGCCGGGCTCGATGGGCAATCTGGAAGTACTTCCTCTGGAGCCTAGTGCTCGCGCTCGCGCTTTCCTTGATGTCGTTGGCTGGCTATCGAGGGCACTGACCTGCATCAACCCGACGCGAACTGGGCATCCCTGATCCCGCCTGAGCCCGGCAGACGCGCGCGTCAGCCGTGCTCGCGGCCAGAAATCGGAGCGCCACTCAGGAATGCCTCGTACGCACTGCGAGCATCATCGTCGACAACCGGCTGCTGTGCTGAGTACCGCCCGTCCGTCCGGTCTCGCTTGGGCCCTGAGACCCAGTAGCGCTCGCCCGTCTCGACGTCATAGAAGTTCGAGTCGGCATTCGCACTCGCCGTGCCCGCGACGCGCCGCAGCTTCCGACCATGGAACCGCAGCGACCGCCACGAGCGGCTGAACTCGACCCGTGCGATCCAGGCCGGCCCGCGGTCACCATCGAAGCCCGACTTCAGTTGGACGTACATGATGCGCTCGGCCACAGCGGCATCGTATGGGGTGCCTCAGATCAGGAGCTGCGAGACCCGTCCGCGAGAGACATGGGTGAGGAAGGCGATGTCGGCCAGGGAGAGGCCGAGCGTCCGCAACTCCCGGACGACCTCGCGCACTTGACGGGCGGCCGCGGCCTCGGCTTCCTTCGCGTCAGCCATCGCCTTCCAGGCGCCAATCACGCGGGTCATCAGGTCGTCGCCCACATCGGGGGCAGCGACGATGCGGACCTCGGACGAGTCGTCGATCTGATGGACGAAGTCCCATGCCCGTTCCTCAAGCCGCTCAAGAGTGGGCGCCTCGGTGGCCCCCACGAGCCTCGTGTGATCGGGGGCATCGGGATCGAAGGCGTGGACGTTGACGAGCCATCCGTTCCCCGGTCGCGGAGTGGCCTTGGCCACATAGCCGTGGTCCGTGGGCCAGGTGGCCGGGCTTGCTGCGCTGTCGACGTTCATTCTGTCTGCTCCCTGATCCGTCGCCGAGAGGTTGACGACGATGTCCATGCCAGTACCCCTATACGGCTCTGCATAGAGGCACTAACGGCGATGGTGAGACCAGTCTCGACGGCTGAGCGGGGCGTGCCCCTGAGGCGGCTTCGACAAGCTCGGCCATCGCACCGAGCGGGGCATAATCCCGTGGCGGCCTCATCATGTTGCGGAAAGCCGCACCGGAGAACGTGGCCGAGATTAGGCTGGCGCGAGAGTCCCCCGGCCGTTGGCCGGGCCGAGACCGTGGGGGAAACATGACCGAACCGAACGCCCAGCCAGGGCCCTACCAGCCGGGTGGGGCGACGCCCGGCCAGAACCCCGAGTGGCCCACCGCACCGATCCCCACCAGCCAGCCGCCCGGCTACGGCCAGCAGCAATGGCCGACCATGTACCCACAGCAGCCCGTACCGCAGGCTTACAGCACCTACCCGCAACCGCCGTATCCCGCGGCTATGCAGCCCGGCCCATACCCCCAGGCGCCGGGTCAACCCGGGCCGTACGGACAACCGATGTATCCGCCGAACATCGTGATCAACAACGTCGTGCAGACCGCGACCGTGGCCGGGACCTTCGAACGAAGGAAGTCGGTCGGGGTCGCCTTCGTCCTGACCTTCTTCTTCGGCCCGCTGGGCATGTTCTACTCCACAGTCTCCGGCGCCATCGTGATGCTGCTGATCAGCCTCGTCATGCTGCCAGTGACCGCCGGAGTCGGCAGCATTCTGGTGTGGCCGGCCAGCATCATCTGGGGGTGCGTCGCGGCCTCCCGGACCAACTCGGGTGGTCAGATCAACCAGACCAACTTCCGCTAGAGACCTCTCCGGCCCAGCCGGCGCTACCGGAACCGGACCCCGGCCCTACTCGGTCGAAGGACGTGCGAGTCGCGCCGAGATGTCGTCGTCGGACAACTCGACGATCTCGGTGACGAGCCAGTCTGTGCGGGTGTCGGGGAGCTGGAACGACTCCCACTCGTACTCACCAACGAGTTCGAGGCGGCCGGTGACTGTGACCCGCGCCCCGGACGCCACCTCGGACGCGTGCCCATCGAACTGCACCTGGAACTGGTCCGCTCCGACCCTCAGCACGAACTCTGCCCCGCAATGCTCGCGTCTGCGCCCACGTTCGGCACCACTCCAGATGTCACGAACCTCGCTCGCGATCCCAGTCACCGCATAGACCTGCTCACCCGGGCCGCTACCGCCGGCGACTTCGACGATCCCATCGGGTTCACGGGGATCAGCGGCGACGACCGCGCCGCGGGCCCGCACCCCTACGGACCTCAATAGGGAGCCGACGCTAGGCCGCGGCGGCTCGTCGTCGGCCATCATCCAGCCCATCACCCGTACCCACACGCAGACATCCTTGCTCACGCTCGGGCGCGTCGGGACACTTGACTCACTCAACCAATCAACGGCCAACGGTCGCAGGCTCAGCCAACGTGGGTTACTCGGCGAGGATCACCAGCAACTTCCGAGGGCCATGGACGCCCTCAACCCGGCTCAGCTCAATGTCGGAGGTCGCCGAGGGGCCACTGATCCAGGTCAGCGGGCTGCCGGCCGCGACCGAGGCGCCCAGGCGTCCGACGGCCTCGGGGACGTCGGAGACCACCTGCTCGGCGCGCACCACCACCAGGTGGGTGTCGGGCACCAGGGTCAGCGCCCGACGCCCCTGGTCAGGAGCGTGATCGAGGATGATGGTCCCGGTCTCGGCCACGCCGACCGCGGCAGCGGTGACCACGGCGTCGATCTCGTTGAGCACCATGCGGTCCAGCGGCGGATCGTCCTCCCGCACCGCAATGCCGGCCTCGGTGACCGCCGTCCGCCAGGTGGGGTCGACCCCACCCGGCAGCACAGCAGACGACACTCCGGCGCCGCCGAGCAGCGTGGCCACCTGGGTCGGCACCTCGGCGGCCGGGACGCGCACCACCAGCGCCTTGTAGTCCTCGACGGTCTCGACGAAGCGATCCAGCACATCGGGCATCGGCGTCGGACGCTCGTAGACCCACTCGATCGGCACATCGAGCCCCGGGTCGGGCTCGATCACGTCGGCCAGGGCCGTCTGGATCCGGGAAAGGATCTCGTCGCGGGCGTTCATCGCTCGCCCTCCTTGTGGTTGTTCTTCCACCACTGGCGGAAGGACTCTTGCGCCGGAACCGGAAGGTCGCGGGCGTTGGTCCAGGGTGAAGCCGGCCACGGCATGGCGCCCAGGTGACTGCGCGAGGAGAACATCTTCCCGGCCAAGCCAGAGAAACGCTCCAGGAACTGCAGGTTGCGGTAGTCGCTCAACGCCCAGCCGGCCAGCGCGATCGCGGTCGGTTCAAGCTTGGGGATGTGCTTGGTCTGGGCCACCTTGTGCCGCAGGTGCACCAAGATGTCCGGAATCGGAATCCGCACCGGGCAGACGTCCCCGCACGCCCCGCACAGACTCGACGCGAACGGCAGCGACTTGTCCAGCTCGGTCTCGATGCCGCGCAGCTGCGGGCCGAGGATCGCGCCGATCGGGCCCGGATAGACCGAGCCGTAGGCGTGGCCGCCGACCCGCTCATAGACCGGGCAGATGTTCAGGCAGGCCGAGCAGCGAATGCAACGCAGGGCGGCCCGACCGATCGGATCGGACAGCGCCTTGGTCCGGCCGTTGTCGACCAGGACGACATGCACCTCCTGCGGCCCGTCGCCCGGCGTGACTCCGGTCCACAGCGAGGTGTACGGGTTCATCCGCTCCCCCGTGGACGAGCGCGGCAGCAGCCGGGTGAACACCTCCAGGTCGGCCACCGTGGGCAGCACCTTCTCGATGCCCACCACGCTGATCAGAGTCTCCGGCAAGGTCAGGCACATCCGTCCATTGCCCTCGGACTCGACCACCACCAGCGAGCCGGTCTCGGCGATAGCGAAGTTCGCCCCGGAGATGCCCACCTTGGCCCGCAGGAACTTCTCCCGCAGGTGGCGTCGGGCGGCACCTGCCAGCTCGGCCGGGGAGTCGGAGACGTCCTCGGGTGCCGGGGTGCCGTACTTCTTCATCTCCCGCAGGAAGATCTCGCGCACCTCGGAGCGGTTGCGGTGGATGGCCGGCACCAGGATGTGGCTGGGCCGGTCGTGTCCGAGCTGGACGATCAGCTCGGCCAGGTCGGTCTCCCAGGCCGCGATGCCCGCGCCCTCGAGCGCCTCATTGAGGTCGATCTCCTGGGTGGCCATCGACTTGACCTTCACCACTTCGTCCACGCCTTTGGCCCGGACCAGGTCGATCACAATCTGATTGGCCTCCGCGGCGTCCCGGGCCCAGTGGACGGTGGCCCCGTTACGGGTCAGCGACTCCTCCAGCTGGGCCAAGTAGGTGTCCAGGTGACGCAGCGTCCGGGTCTTGATGGCTTCACCGGCCCGGCGCAGATCCTCCCAGTCGGCCACTTCGGCCACCCGGTCGGCCCGCTTCGCCCGAATCGTGGTGGTGGCGTGGCGCAGGTTCTTGCGCAGCTGCGGGTCGTCGAGCTCGGCCTTGGCGTTCTTGGCGAACTTCGGCATCCCGAGATAGGTGGACGAGGGCGCCGGCGTCCGGCGGGCCTGCGGCTGGGCCGTCATCGGGCCACCTCCTCGGTCTGCGCGAGGATCTCGGCCAGGTGAATGGGCTTGATCCCGGCCCGCTCGCGGTGCAGCAGCCCGCCGATGTGCATCAGACAGGCGTTATCCCCGGTGACCAGATACTCCGCCCCGGTCGAGCGGACGTTGCGGGCCTTGTCGGTACCCATGGCCACCGAGACGTCCGGGTTCTTCAGCGAGAAGGTGCCGCCGAAGCCGCAGCACTGTTCGGCATCGGGCAGCGGCACCAGATCCAGGCCCTTCACCTTGCTGAGCAGCTGGTAGGGCCGATCCCCCACCTTGGCCACGCGTACCGAGTGGCAGGTCGGATGATAGGTGACCCGATGCGGGAAGTAGGCGCCCACATCGGTCAGCTCCAGCACGTCCACCAGGAACTCGGTGAGGTCGTAGGTCCGCAGCGCGACCTCCTGGGACGCCTTCACCAGCCCCTGGTCACCGGCGTGTTCGGCCAGCATCGGGTGCTGGTGGCGCACGGCGCCCACACACGAGCCGGACGGGCCGACGATGTAGTCGTAGGACTCGAACGCCTTGACGTAGTTGCGGACGTTCGGTACCGCGGCGTCGTAGTAGCCGGTGTTGGTGAACAGCTGACCGCAGCAGGTCTGCTCCAGCGGGAACTCCACCGTGCAACCCAGCCGCTCCAGCAGGGTCACCACAGCCTTCGGCGTGTTCGGGAACATGACGTCGTTGATGCAGGTTGCGAACAACGCAACGCGGGGACCGGCGGCATCGCTCCTCCTTTTCGGCACCGGACTGAGCCGGGCCAGCGGGCTCCAGTGCCCGTCACAGTCTCTCCCTATTGGTCAGACCAATTCAGATTCTGTACCTGCCCCGTTCTGGCGTCAAGTGACACCCCGGTCCGCGACAATGTCAGGGTGAGCACAGACGACGAGCGACCCGGGCTGCACACCTACCAGATCGTGCTTCGACACATCGAGGCCGGCATTCTGTCCGGGGAACACCGCGTCGGCGACCAGCTGCCCACCGAACGCGATCTGGCCGCCGAACTGTCGGTGAGCCGCTCGGCGGTCCGCGAGGCCATGCGGGTCCTGCAGACCCAAGGCCTGATCACCTCCAGCACCGGGCCCGGCCGCGGTACCCGGATCGCTCCGGCACGCGGGGACGCCCTGGCCCGGCTCTTCCAGCTGCACCTGTCGCTGTCCACCGCCGCCGATGCGGACCTCACCGAGACCCGCATCGCCCTGGAGCGGTCATCGGCCGCTCTGGCCGCCCAGCGAGCCGACTCGGAGGCGCTCCAGCGACTCGAGGAACTGGTCGAGGCCATGAACGACGTCGAAGCGATCGACGACTTCAACTCCCTGGACACCGAGATGCACGTGCTGATCGCCCGGATCAGTGGTGCCGAGCTGACCGCCGACCTCACCGTGGGCCTGCGCGAAGCCGTCCGGGAGCGGATCCGAGCCTCATCCAAAGCGCTGCCCGACTGGACCGCCCACCGCGACCAGCTGATCGACGAGCACCGACAGATCGTCGCTGCCATCACCGGCCGAGATCCGGCGGCCGCGGCGAACCTGGTCGAACACCATATTCGCCGCGCCTACCGGACCCTCGGCATCGCGTCCTAGCCGCCCGAGCAGCCCGCCCCCGTCGTGCTGCGGGGACGAGCCCGGGCCGCTAACCCAGCAGAGCCGTTCCGTAGTGGCTGACCACCAGCACGGTCAGCACCAACAGCCAGCCGACCACGATGAATGCGTCCACCCCTAGTCGCAGCCCGGTCAGCGCAGCCTGCTGAGCCCGGGGCGGCAGGAACAGGTTCCCGTCCCGCAGGTTCACGTGGGTCAAGGTGACGAACACCAAAGTGGTCGAGACCGTCACCAACAGGCACCACGGGCACAACGCACCGATCACATACATGGCCTGGAAGAACAGCCAGTAGGCGAAGGCCACCCCGAT
The nucleotide sequence above comes from Propionicimonas paludicola. Encoded proteins:
- a CDS encoding LutC/YkgG family protein; this translates as MNARDEILSRIQTALADVIEPDPGLDVPIEWVYERPTPMPDVLDRFVETVEDYKALVVRVPAAEVPTQVATLLGGAGVSSAVLPGGVDPTWRTAVTEAGIAVREDDPPLDRMVLNEIDAVVTAAAVGVAETGTIILDHAPDQGRRALTLVPDTHLVVVRAEQVVSDVPEAVGRLGASVAAGSPLTWISGPSATSDIELSRVEGVHGPRKLLVILAE
- a CDS encoding LutB/LldF family L-lactate oxidation iron-sulfur protein, producing MTAQPQARRTPAPSSTYLGMPKFAKNAKAELDDPQLRKNLRHATTTIRAKRADRVAEVADWEDLRRAGEAIKTRTLRHLDTYLAQLEESLTRNGATVHWARDAAEANQIVIDLVRAKGVDEVVKVKSMATQEIDLNEALEGAGIAAWETDLAELIVQLGHDRPSHILVPAIHRNRSEVREIFLREMKKYGTPAPEDVSDSPAELAGAARRHLREKFLRAKVGISGANFAIAETGSLVVVESEGNGRMCLTLPETLISVVGIEKVLPTVADLEVFTRLLPRSSTGERMNPYTSLWTGVTPGDGPQEVHVVLVDNGRTKALSDPIGRAALRCIRCSACLNICPVYERVGGHAYGSVYPGPIGAILGPQLRGIETELDKSLPFASSLCGACGDVCPVRIPIPDILVHLRHKVAQTKHIPKLEPTAIALAGWALSDYRNLQFLERFSGLAGKMFSSRSHLGAMPWPASPWTNARDLPVPAQESFRQWWKNNHKEGER
- a CDS encoding (Fe-S)-binding protein gives rise to the protein MARLSPVPKRRSDAAGPRVALFATCINDVMFPNTPKAVVTLLERLGCTVEFPLEQTCCGQLFTNTGYYDAAVPNVRNYVKAFESYDYIVGPSGSCVGAVRHQHPMLAEHAGDQGLVKASQEVALRTYDLTEFLVDVLELTDVGAYFPHRVTYHPTCHSVRVAKVGDRPYQLLSKVKGLDLVPLPDAEQCCGFGGTFSLKNPDVSVAMGTDKARNVRSTGAEYLVTGDNACLMHIGGLLHRERAGIKPIHLAEILAQTEEVAR
- a CDS encoding FadR/GntR family transcriptional regulator, encoding MSTDDERPGLHTYQIVLRHIEAGILSGEHRVGDQLPTERDLAAELSVSRSAVREAMRVLQTQGLITSSTGPGRGTRIAPARGDALARLFQLHLSLSTAADADLTETRIALERSSAALAAQRADSEALQRLEELVEAMNDVEAIDDFNSLDTEMHVLIARISGAELTADLTVGLREAVRERIRASSKALPDWTAHRDQLIDEHRQIVAAITGRDPAAAANLVEHHIRRAYRTLGIAS